One genomic window of Terriglobia bacterium includes the following:
- a CDS encoding SDR family oxidoreductase, producing MRFQGKSVIVTGGSRGIGRAIAERFAHEGATVSILDIDAGEAPPSSNNGAIHFFAGDVAEADDGARFVSDVLARTGRLDVLVNNAGIIRDNVIWRMSEEEFDSVIRVNLKGPWLLSREVIPVMRRQQYGRIINIISRAWLGNPGQSNYSSSKGGLVSLTRVLALELARYHVTVNGVAPGLIDTPMTRRLPKEVLDKLIAAQPGSRIGQPEDIANAVAFLASEEARFITGQILHVDGGKSIGAALL from the coding sequence ATGAGATTCCAAGGGAAGTCCGTCATCGTTACCGGCGGCAGCCGGGGCATCGGGCGAGCTATTGCCGAGCGGTTCGCACACGAAGGCGCGACGGTGTCGATCCTTGATATCGATGCCGGGGAGGCACCCCCATCCTCGAACAACGGCGCCATCCATTTCTTTGCCGGAGATGTCGCCGAAGCCGACGATGGCGCCCGCTTTGTGTCGGACGTCCTCGCAAGAACCGGCCGCCTTGATGTGCTCGTGAACAACGCCGGCATCATTCGCGACAACGTCATCTGGCGCATGTCCGAGGAGGAATTCGATTCGGTGATCCGTGTCAATTTGAAAGGGCCCTGGCTGCTGTCCCGCGAGGTAATCCCTGTCATGAGGCGGCAGCAGTATGGGCGCATCATCAACATCATTTCGCGCGCATGGCTGGGCAACCCGGGACAGTCGAATTATTCCTCCTCCAAGGGAGGGTTGGTCAGCCTGACTCGCGTGCTGGCCCTCGAACTGGCCCGCTACCATGTGACTGTGAATGGAGTTGCCCCGGGATTGATTGACACGCCGATGACGCGCAGACTGCCCAAGGAGGTGCTCGACAAGTTGATCGCCGCGCAGCCGGGCAGCCGGATCGGCCAACCGGAGGACATTGCGAACGCCGTTGCCTTCCTGGCATCCGAGGAGGCGCGATTCATAACCGGTCAGATCCTCCATGTCGACGGCGGCAAAAGCATCGGCGCGGCGCTTCTGTAA